Proteins co-encoded in one Rattus rattus isolate New Zealand chromosome 5, Rrattus_CSIRO_v1, whole genome shotgun sequence genomic window:
- the Slc35c1 gene encoding GDP-fucose transporter 1 isoform X2: MALTGASAVSEEADSENKPFLLRALQIALVVSLYWVTSISMVFLNKYLLDSPSLQLDTPIFVTFYQCLVTSLLCKGLSTLATCCPGMVDFPTLNLDLKVARSVLPLSVVFIGMITFNNLCLKYVGVAFYNVGRSLTTVFNVLLSYLLLKQTTSFYALLTCAIIIGGFWLGIDQEGAEGTLSLTGTIFGVLASLCVSLNAIYTKKVLPAVDHSIWRLTFYNNVNACVLFLPLMVVLGELHALLTFAHLNSAHFWIMMTLGGLFGFAIGYVTGLQIKFTSPLTHNVSGTAKACAQTVLAVLYYEEIKSFLWWTSNLMVLGGSSAYTWVRGWEMQKTQEDPSSKEGEKSAIGV, encoded by the exons ATGGCGCTGACTGGAGCCTCTGCTGTCTCTGAGGAGGCAGACAGCGAGAACAAGCCATTTCTGCTACGGGCTCTGCAGATCGCGCTGGTGGTTTCTCTCTACTGGGTCACCTCCATCTCCATGGTATTCCTCAACAAGTACCTGCTGGACAGCCCCTCCCTGCAGCTGGATACCCCCATCTTCGTCACCTTCTACCAATGCCTGGTGACCTCACTGCTGTGCAAGGGCCTCAGCACTCTGGCCACCTGCTGCCCTGGCATGGTAGACTTCCCCACCCTAAACCTGGACCTCAAGGTAGCCCGAAGTGTGCTGCCGCTGTCCGTGGTCTTTATCGGCATGATAACCTTCAATAACCTCTGCCTCAAGTACGTGGGGGTGGCCTTCTACAACGTGGGACGCTCGCTCACTACCGTGTTCAATGTGCTTCTCTCCTACCTGCTGCTCAAACAGACCACTTCCTTTTATGCCCTGCTCACCTGTGCCATCATCATTG GTGGTTTCTGGCTGGGAATAGATCAAGAGGGAGCTGAGGGCACCCTGTCCCTGACGGGCACCATCTTCGGGGTGCTGGCCAGCCTCTGTGTCTCACTCAATGCCATCTACACCAAGAAGGTGCTCCCTGCCGTAGACCACAGTATCTGGCGCCTAACCTTCTATAACAACGTCAACGCCTGTGTGCTCTTCTTGCCCCTGATGGTAGTGCTGGGCGAGCTCCATGCTCTCCTGACCTTCGCTCATCTGAACAGCGCCCACTTCTGGATCATGATGACGCTGGGTGGCCTCTTCGGCTTTGCCATTGGCTATGTGACAGGACTGCAGATCAAATTCACCAGTCCCCTGACCCATAATGTGTCGGGCACAGCCAAGGCCTGTGCGCAGACAGTGCTGGCCGTGCTCTACTACGAAGAGATTAAGAGCTTCCTGTGGTGGACAAGCAACTTGATGGTGCTGGGTGGCTCCTCTGCCTACACCTGGGTCAGGGGCTGGGAGATGCAGAAGACCCAGGAGGACCCCAGCTCCAAAGAGGGTGAGAAGAGTGCTATCGGGGTGTGA
- the Slc35c1 gene encoding GDP-fucose transporter 1 isoform X1, with protein sequence MNRVPLKRSRILRMALTGASAVSEEADSENKPFLLRALQIALVVSLYWVTSISMVFLNKYLLDSPSLQLDTPIFVTFYQCLVTSLLCKGLSTLATCCPGMVDFPTLNLDLKVARSVLPLSVVFIGMITFNNLCLKYVGVAFYNVGRSLTTVFNVLLSYLLLKQTTSFYALLTCAIIIGGFWLGIDQEGAEGTLSLTGTIFGVLASLCVSLNAIYTKKVLPAVDHSIWRLTFYNNVNACVLFLPLMVVLGELHALLTFAHLNSAHFWIMMTLGGLFGFAIGYVTGLQIKFTSPLTHNVSGTAKACAQTVLAVLYYEEIKSFLWWTSNLMVLGGSSAYTWVRGWEMQKTQEDPSSKEGEKSAIGV encoded by the exons ATGAACAGGGTCCCTCTGAAGCGGTCCAGGATCCTGCGCATGGCGCTGACTGGAGCCTCTGCTGTCTCTGAGGAGGCAGACAGCGAGAACAAGCCATTTCTGCTACGGGCTCTGCAGATCGCGCTGGTGGTTTCTCTCTACTGGGTCACCTCCATCTCCATGGTATTCCTCAACAAGTACCTGCTGGACAGCCCCTCCCTGCAGCTGGATACCCCCATCTTCGTCACCTTCTACCAATGCCTGGTGACCTCACTGCTGTGCAAGGGCCTCAGCACTCTGGCCACCTGCTGCCCTGGCATGGTAGACTTCCCCACCCTAAACCTGGACCTCAAGGTAGCCCGAAGTGTGCTGCCGCTGTCCGTGGTCTTTATCGGCATGATAACCTTCAATAACCTCTGCCTCAAGTACGTGGGGGTGGCCTTCTACAACGTGGGACGCTCGCTCACTACCGTGTTCAATGTGCTTCTCTCCTACCTGCTGCTCAAACAGACCACTTCCTTTTATGCCCTGCTCACCTGTGCCATCATCATTG GTGGTTTCTGGCTGGGAATAGATCAAGAGGGAGCTGAGGGCACCCTGTCCCTGACGGGCACCATCTTCGGGGTGCTGGCCAGCCTCTGTGTCTCACTCAATGCCATCTACACCAAGAAGGTGCTCCCTGCCGTAGACCACAGTATCTGGCGCCTAACCTTCTATAACAACGTCAACGCCTGTGTGCTCTTCTTGCCCCTGATGGTAGTGCTGGGCGAGCTCCATGCTCTCCTGACCTTCGCTCATCTGAACAGCGCCCACTTCTGGATCATGATGACGCTGGGTGGCCTCTTCGGCTTTGCCATTGGCTATGTGACAGGACTGCAGATCAAATTCACCAGTCCCCTGACCCATAATGTGTCGGGCACAGCCAAGGCCTGTGCGCAGACAGTGCTGGCCGTGCTCTACTACGAAGAGATTAAGAGCTTCCTGTGGTGGACAAGCAACTTGATGGTGCTGGGTGGCTCCTCTGCCTACACCTGGGTCAGGGGCTGGGAGATGCAGAAGACCCAGGAGGACCCCAGCTCCAAAGAGGGTGAGAAGAGTGCTATCGGGGTGTGA